The stretch of DNA CAACCGCTTTTTGAGCGAAGACAGGCGATCAACAAACAGATTACCATCCAAATGATCGTACTCGTGCTGAATAATGCGAGCGGCAACACCGTCAAACTCCTCTACATGCTCAACAAAATTCTCGTCCTGATATTTTATCTTAATCTTTGGCTCACGGTACACATCCTCTCTAAGGCCAGGAAGGCTAAGGCATCCCTCATTAAAGGGGTAAGGCTCACCGCTGCGCTCTAGAATCCGAGCATTGATAAAGGTCTTTTTAAAATCGGCAAGCCGCTCATCTTCATCGGCAAATCCCTTTGCATCGATAACAAATACGCGAACAGACTTGCCAACCTGAGGTGCAGCCAGTCCAACACCATCGGCATGGTACATGGTTTCCCACAAATCCTTCAAAAAGTCGGTCAATCCTTCGTAATCGGGAGTTATATCCTCTGCTACTTTTTTCAATACGGGAGATCCGTAAACATAAATCGGCAAAATCATTATCTAAAAACTTCTAAGTTCCTTACTTTGCATGTATGATTGAAGAATAATTGTTGCGCTCACCATATCTACTAGCGATTTGTCGCGCCTATCCATCTTCTTCACACCTGCATCAATTATCGCACGCTGAGCCAACTTCGAGGTAAATCGCTCATCGTAGGCTTCAACAGGCATTTGAGGGAAAAGTTTGGCAAGCCTTGCAAGAAAAGGTTTGATGTAGACCATCGATTCAGAGCTTGTATTATCCATCTGCTTGGGTAAGCCAACCACAATCCGCTCAACCGACTCTTTGGCAAAATAATCCTTCAGAAATTTCTCAATTTCAGAAGCGCTCACCGTGCATAATCCAGTCGCAATTAGCTGCAACGGATCAGTAACGGCAATGCCCACTCTTTTCCTACCGTAATCTATTGCTAAAATTCGTCCCAATTTCAAAAATTTATTGTGCAAAGGTATAAAAACTCTGGCTATTAGTATGGAGGATTGCCATAGCTTCTCTTAAACTCTTCGACACGAGTGCTAGAAACGGTAAAAACTTGGCGTCCTTTCATGTAAATTTGGCAATCCGATACAATTTCGATACTGCGCAAGTTCAACAGCAGATCCTTCGAAAAGCGATAAAACCTACGGTCATCCAGCACGTCCTCTAGGTGGTTTAAGCTCTCTAAAACCTGCATACTGCTGCCATCCGTAAGAAAAACGGTAACACCTCCATCTGCAAATTGAAAACCAACGATGGTGTCAACATCCAAATACTCGTAAGAGTCGTTGGTTGATAAGCTCAACCGATGAGGAAGAACCTCCTTTAAATTATCGAAAAGGACTCCATAGCGCTTCGTAGGGTTAAATACAATCCCTTTTCGCGCTTTAATAGCCTCTACAACATCAACCAAATCGTCCCTGCTTAAAGGCTTTTGAATAAACCTTATTGCGCTATACTTTAATGCCTTAATTTCGAGGTGGCTGTATGCCGTTACAAAAACGACCTCAAAATGGCGATCTGGAATTTTCTCCAACACATCGAATCCGGTTCCGTCAGACATCATAATATCTAGAAAAACGAGCTCCGGTTCGATTTCCTTAATCAACTTCACAGCCTTTTTGACGCTTGTTGTCGCAGCAACTACCTCCAAATCGCCACAATACCTCTCGAGCATTATTTTTAACGACTCTACCGCAGCAGGCTCGTCGTCAACAATTATGGTTTTAATCTTTTCCATACTATTCTGCTATAAGGTTTACCTCCTTCATCATCCGAAAATCTCTCGGAACTATTATAACGACCTCCGTTCCACAAGGTGCACCTGTAGAATCATACAGATCAGCGTATTTTAATCCAAACTCTTTTTTATACAATGCCTTTAGCAGCTGCATTCTACGGCTTACTATTCTTGTTGCAAAGGAAGTATGCCCCTTGGTATTCCGATTCTGCTTTAACTCTAGCGACTTCGCCCGACCAATCCCATCATCAGTAATACAGCATTTTATGTAAGTTCCCGAATGGACTATTTTAACGTCAATATGCCCAGCACCGACTTTAGGCATAATTCCATGCCAAATAGAATTCTCTACAAAAGGCTGAATCAGCAACGTAGGAATATACGTTTCCGTTTGGTTTATATCCTCATCACAGCTGATATCAAAAGTAAATTTACCTTCAGATCTCAACTTTTCAAGCTCCAAGTACAGGGCAAGCCCCTCCAACTCTTCTTTCAACGAAATCTTTATCTTGTTCGAATTTTCTAACGTCTTACGCATTAGTATCGAAAACTTAGACAAATAGTAAAGAGAAGATTCTACATCGCATTTTAAAATAAAAAGTTGAATGGAGTTTAGCGTATTAAATATAAAATGAGGATTCATCTGCAAGCTTAAGCTCTGATTCTTCCAAAGATTTCCCTTTCTTTCGTATAAGCTCAATTTTCTTAATACCATAATTCGAGCTCGCATAATTCCATACAAAATCAAGCACAGGAGCAATAGTAGCAAACCTTGAAACCACCATGTCGTCCAAAACGGTTTTTCAATGCAAAAATTTATGCCTGCTGATGATTTACTCCAAAATCCATCGTTATTTTTTGCTTCTACTACAAATTGATAG from Alistipes sp. ZOR0009 encodes:
- the ruvX gene encoding Holliday junction resolvase RuvX; this encodes MGRILAIDYGRKRVGIAVTDPLQLIATGLCTVSASEIEKFLKDYFAKESVERIVVGLPKQMDNTSSESMVYIKPFLARLAKLFPQMPVEAYDERFTSKLAQRAIIDAGVKKMDRRDKSLVDMVSATIILQSYMQSKELRSF
- a CDS encoding LytR/AlgR family response regulator transcription factor, with product MEKIKTIIVDDEPAAVESLKIMLERYCGDLEVVAATTSVKKAVKLIKEIEPELVFLDIMMSDGTGFDVLEKIPDRHFEVVFVTAYSHLEIKALKYSAIRFIQKPLSRDDLVDVVEAIKARKGIVFNPTKRYGVLFDNLKEVLPHRLSLSTNDSYEYLDVDTIVGFQFADGGVTVFLTDGSSMQVLESLNHLEDVLDDRRFYRFSKDLLLNLRSIEIVSDCQIYMKGRQVFTVSSTRVEEFKRSYGNPPY
- the def gene encoding peptide deformylase, encoding MILPIYVYGSPVLKKVAEDITPDYEGLTDFLKDLWETMYHADGVGLAAPQVGKSVRVFVIDAKGFADEDERLADFKKTFINARILERSGEPYPFNEGCLSLPGLREDVYREPKIKIKYQDENFVEHVEEFDGVAARIIQHEYDHLDGNLFVDRLSSLKKRLVRGKLAAMAKGKFSADYRCKIG